The sequence below is a genomic window from Nostoc flagelliforme CCNUN1.
CCGTCCTGTAGCACGCTGCGCCATAAACGCATCCGTTTTTTCTCGGGAGCGGTTGTAAACTGCAATTGGGAAGCCATTGCGCTCCACGTTTAGAGCGATGTTCTCACCCATAACGGCTAATCCAATCACACCAAAGCTTTGTAGTGTCATAAAAAATTTCTGGCTAACTCTTGCAGATCCTTTTACTTTAAGGGTAGTCCGATATTTTCTGTTCTCCCCTAAAGAAGACCTTAAGAGTTGAATAAACGACAAAAATCCACAACTAACACGGATAATTAATTTTAATTTGTATCTAAATCAACAATTGACTGGCAAAATTTGCAAAATTTAAATAGTCAAAGGACGCAGTAAGGAGTAACCAAATAATGCTGGCATTTGTCCTAGCTTTAGTGGTCGGTCTTGGTAGTTTAGCCATTTATATAGCAGCTTTCTTTTTTCCAGAAATCCACCGTAAGAATGACTTTATCTGGAGTGGTGTAGGGCTTTTCTATGCTTTAGTCTTATGGGTGTTTGCACCACGCATTACTGGAGGTTTGTTGCTGGGTCATGTGGCTAGTGTGGCTCTTTTGGTCTGGTTTGGCTGGCAAACTCTATCATTACGTCGCCAACTGGCCCCCCAAGCACAACAAACCCAAGTACCCAGTCCTGAGACGGTGAAAACTGGTATTCAAGAACAAGTAAATAAGTTCTCCGTTCAGGAACGGCTGGGCCAGTTGCAAAAAGGTCTTGGTAGCACCTTCAGTGGCGTGAAAGACAAGATACAACAGACTGGGAGTAAAAAAACACCCACAACCCCCAAACCTGAAAACATTACCTCTGTAATAGCAGAGAAACCTACTGTTGAGATTATCGATAAAACTACTGCCATACCAGAAAAACCAGCAGAGGAGACAGTTACTACTGACACCGAAGCCAAAACCGAGAGTGTACCGGAAGCGATTCCACCACATCCCCCATCTCCTGAATTGGTGGAAGCAGCGCAACCGGATTTTGAAATTGAGGAGAAGCAACC
It includes:
- a CDS encoding Ycf66 family protein, which produces MLAFVLALVVGLGSLAIYIAAFFFPEIHRKNDFIWSGVGLFYALVLWVFAPRITGGLLLGHVASVALLVWFGWQTLSLRRQLAPQAQQTQVPSPETVKTGIQEQVNKFSVQERLGQLQKGLGSTFSGVKDKIQQTGSKKTPTTPKPENITSVIAEKPTVEIIDKTTAIPEKPAEETVTTDTEAKTESVPEAIPPHPPSPELVEAAQPDFEIEEKQPIPVEEIAPDAVLAPPAEAPPEEIPPN